From one Rhodothermales bacterium genomic stretch:
- a CDS encoding PRC-barrel domain-containing protein, which translates to MNTPQPTQTARNHAGPGLYRLKVLDGFEVANPDLDIRGWEVFGVDGAHIGMIEDLIVDPDRLEVRYVFVRMTEDASDDAAYVIIPIGMISADKREDKVHLVGVETAYVRGLPHFLGDHIERSFERSTRETLSRKPDATSAPDDDSFYQHPHFDGNRFLERRRRQLIDRAGALTSTLNRNPYLRRRIR; encoded by the coding sequence ATGAATACCCCGCAACCCACGCAGACCGCCCGTAACCATGCCGGCCCGGGTCTTTACCGGCTCAAGGTGCTCGATGGATTCGAAGTGGCCAACCCCGACCTCGACATTCGCGGCTGGGAGGTTTTCGGCGTCGATGGCGCGCACATCGGCATGATCGAGGATCTCATCGTCGATCCCGACCGGCTCGAAGTGCGCTACGTGTTCGTGCGGATGACCGAGGACGCGTCGGACGATGCCGCCTATGTGATCATCCCGATCGGGATGATCTCGGCGGACAAACGGGAAGACAAGGTGCACCTTGTGGGCGTCGAAACGGCCTACGTGCGTGGTCTACCCCACTTTCTGGGCGACCACATCGAACGGTCCTTCGAGCGCTCCACGCGGGAGACACTTTCCCGGAAACCGGACGCCACCTCGGCCCCCGACGACGATTCGTTTTACCAGCACCCGCATTTCGACGGGAATCGATTTCTCGAGCGCCGGCGGCGCCAGCTCATCGACCGCGCAGGCGCCCTGACGTCTACGCTCAATCGAAACCCTTACCTGCGCCGGCGCATCCGCTGA
- a CDS encoding sugar phosphate isomerase/epimerase family protein gives MTRRHFIAATSALAASTLAARSVFAWTRPAERAFRLCLNPGNIGVAANQQTLLDMAIAHGYEAIISMPDQLAAFSKGEMDALVGKMKDHAITWGSGNLPVDFRTTDAAQQEGLKALPAMAKALQSAGATRMNTWIMPFHNELTYTQNWKQHVARLRACAEVLEDHGIRLGLEYVGPKTLLVRGRYPFMRTMAEGLELCDAIGTPNMGLVLDSFHWYTAGDSADDLRALTPAQVVTVDLNDARVDLSRDEQLDGTRELPGATGKINLKAFLTALVDIGYAGPVRAEPFNQPLRDMDDEDALRATHEAMTRAFKLIEA, from the coding sequence ATGACGCGCAGACACTTTATCGCCGCCACCTCCGCACTCGCCGCCTCCACGCTGGCGGCACGCTCTGTTTTCGCGTGGACACGGCCGGCCGAGCGCGCTTTCCGGCTCTGCCTGAACCCCGGCAACATCGGCGTCGCCGCCAACCAGCAGACGCTGCTCGACATGGCGATCGCGCACGGGTATGAGGCCATCATCTCGATGCCCGACCAGCTGGCCGCCTTTTCGAAGGGTGAGATGGATGCGCTGGTCGGCAAGATGAAGGACCATGCGATCACCTGGGGATCAGGCAACCTCCCCGTGGATTTCCGGACGACGGACGCGGCCCAGCAGGAGGGACTGAAGGCGCTGCCGGCGATGGCGAAGGCGCTTCAATCCGCCGGCGCCACCCGGATGAACACCTGGATCATGCCGTTCCACAACGAACTGACCTATACGCAGAACTGGAAACAGCACGTAGCCCGTCTCCGCGCCTGCGCCGAGGTGCTCGAAGATCACGGCATCCGGCTCGGGCTCGAATATGTCGGGCCCAAAACCCTTCTCGTCCGCGGCCGGTACCCGTTCATGCGGACGATGGCGGAAGGCCTCGAACTCTGCGACGCCATCGGGACGCCGAACATGGGTCTCGTGCTCGACAGCTTCCACTGGTACACCGCCGGCGACTCGGCCGACGACCTCCGCGCCCTCACGCCGGCGCAGGTCGTGACCGTGGACCTCAACGACGCCCGCGTCGACCTCTCCCGCGACGAGCAGCTCGACGGCACCCGCGAACTCCCCGGCGCCACCGGCAAGATCAACCTGAAGGCCTTCCTCACCGCCCTCGTCGACATCGGCTACGCCGGCCCCGTCCGCGCCGAACCCTTCAACCAGCCGCTCCGCGACATGGACGACGAGGACGCCCTACGCGCGACGCACGAGGCCATGACGCGCGCGTTCAAACTGATCGAGGCGTAA
- a CDS encoding cation diffusion facilitator family transporter — protein MASDHAHTTHRDTGGARLLAALFLNAGITVVQVAGGLLSGSLSLLADAVHNASDAAAIGISYYAFRIAGRKADRVRTFGYRRAETIGALINLVALIVISLFLIAQAVERFAAPEPIDGTMMLAVGGIAFIEDLISAVLLYRDAGHSLNMRSAFLHMLGDTLATVGVMLGSVAILATEAYWVDPLLTVLISLYLIKHSYRALRKAIGVVMESAPADIDYDAVVATMRGIDGVEDVHHVHLWQLDEQRTALEAHIVVASAAMPRFDQLKERIKRAVRDVHAIQHTTLEMELSPCRHPENGVVPLE, from the coding sequence ATGGCATCCGATCACGCCCACACGACCCATCGCGATACCGGCGGCGCGCGGCTTCTGGCAGCGCTGTTCCTGAACGCCGGCATCACCGTCGTACAGGTCGCCGGGGGACTCCTCTCCGGCAGCCTGTCGCTGCTGGCCGACGCCGTGCATAACGCAAGCGATGCCGCCGCCATCGGCATCAGTTATTACGCCTTCCGGATCGCGGGCAGGAAGGCCGATCGCGTGCGCACCTTCGGGTACCGCAGGGCCGAGACGATCGGCGCCCTGATCAATCTGGTCGCCCTGATCGTCATTTCGCTGTTTTTGATCGCCCAGGCCGTGGAACGGTTCGCCGCACCCGAACCCATCGACGGCACCATGATGCTGGCCGTGGGCGGCATCGCGTTCATCGAGGATCTGATCTCAGCCGTTCTCCTGTACCGCGACGCCGGCCACAGCCTCAACATGCGCAGCGCGTTCCTGCACATGCTGGGCGACACCCTGGCGACCGTCGGCGTGATGCTCGGCAGTGTGGCTATCCTGGCGACGGAAGCGTACTGGGTCGATCCCCTGCTTACCGTGCTCATCTCCCTGTACCTGATAAAGCACAGCTATCGCGCGCTCCGGAAAGCGATCGGGGTCGTGATGGAAAGCGCTCCGGCGGACATCGACTACGATGCCGTCGTGGCCACGATGCGCGGAATCGACGGCGTGGAGGATGTCCATCACGTGCATCTGTGGCAGCTCGACGAACAGCGGACGGCGCTCGAAGCCCATATCGTCGTCGCATCCGCTGCGATGCCGCGGTTCGACCAGCTCAAAGAGCGCATCAAGCGCGCCGTGCGCGACGTCCACGCGATTCAGCACACGACCCTCGAAATGGAATTGAGCCCCTGCCGGCATCCGGAGAACGGTGTTGTCCCGCTCGAGTGA
- a CDS encoding T9SS type A sorting domain-containing protein — MRPQRTLAGRDRTIGLAGLLLLVCTSPSTTRAQALGSCEPALAEAYLDVNNVRARILNNGGLFYRGEPHVYNVPKGSSSNAIFATNIWIGGLVGNETVPRVAGSMYGPWEFWAGPLDENGNPPGDCSEYDRLYSVYRADIEAYEATGVSTDDLRDWPTGLGAPTLAPPRNRIDDDGDGEVDEAGEEIAFDINVPLAERTNRVIDLAAGERPAILGDQTIWWVMNDLGNVHERSDGLPLGVEVHGMAFAFVQPTGLRSATTPGFGPLSDMTLYRYTVFNRNDRILQKTYFTIWSDPDLGDFADDYVGSDTTLGIGYVYNSDNEDLSGEGYGSPPPAVGYDFFQGPIVPSPGDTARVRDRLLPDMRNLQMTSFAFYYGGGCVTCEPIVAQDFYYYMQARWRDGQRFTYGGNGRDVVGGGSTVPTSFMYSGDPFTNTGWTEGNPDPFNHAVPPINPGDRRFLQSTGPFTIEPGQSQEIVFGVVFARGTDNFESVAAMRRADRAGQAFVDAGFRQATPPDKPELTATAIDREVVLEWSNPPTSNNYLDGYLQLSPLAQTAIDAPLAERSYAFEGYDIIQYADAADTVGAVIATYDVVNGVTRIVEGLPNELNEELARGTDSGIQHFHRLQNLTNYRTYHFGVRAYAYNETSFPRILRGPVARVTVTPARPMDDAAETAVEAAEDFEAPDLVGVPNGLTDGRIWADIINPARVREATYTVEFYDIEVNAPASVEDENNLDPAPARAEKTLRTTATTYDIKRNGAVVFDGSATGRPAPFREDVAQIDGLRFSVIAPEPGIKGFAAVANHAGPIDPPDMAAFAFNNSGFPVLEGTLTPEGSYPSNDRPTEGVQQALSPARWGFHKGGGTSINFGPADDGGTFLGRAVRNDNIERLGLFDWEMRFTQACADGIDGVIEETDCLAWRAFEDGAIVEVPFSLWRVGAGTFSDPSDDVRLIPGICEEACDAGTDPLVFDLGGDHPISGGDNDPFTDWVYWNLPEDQTAGEAGYRAFFSGATTQTGGEVFARTVLVNFNGGTLPDVNAPLPEPGTVFRIYTNKAPRAGDVFTIDTRGFGVSEPDGPADLDAIGIVPNPYVGASIYERTRSTDEVRFTNLPPEATIRVFTLNGTLVKTIRKNSPDRFVRWDLRTDNDLPIGSGIYLIHVEVPGAGGRTLKFAVVKKKVNPSGVVEGQ; from the coding sequence ATGAGGCCACAGCGTACGCTGGCCGGCAGGGACCGTACGATCGGGCTGGCCGGCCTTTTACTGCTAGTATGCACGAGTCCCTCCACGACGCGGGCGCAGGCCCTCGGCTCCTGTGAGCCAGCGCTCGCCGAGGCGTACCTCGACGTCAACAACGTCCGCGCCCGGATCCTGAATAACGGCGGGCTTTTTTATCGCGGCGAGCCGCACGTCTACAACGTCCCGAAAGGCTCTTCGTCCAACGCCATCTTCGCGACCAACATCTGGATCGGCGGCTTAGTCGGCAACGAGACCGTGCCTAGAGTGGCCGGCTCTATGTATGGCCCCTGGGAATTCTGGGCCGGCCCGCTTGACGAAAATGGCAACCCACCCGGCGACTGTTCGGAGTACGACCGACTCTATTCTGTCTACCGGGCAGATATCGAGGCCTACGAAGCCACCGGCGTCTCCACCGACGACCTGCGCGACTGGCCCACCGGCCTCGGCGCACCGACCCTGGCGCCACCACGCAACCGGATCGACGACGACGGCGACGGCGAGGTCGACGAGGCCGGCGAGGAGATCGCGTTCGACATCAACGTCCCGCTCGCGGAGCGCACGAATCGGGTCATCGACCTCGCGGCTGGCGAGCGGCCTGCAATCCTCGGCGATCAGACCATCTGGTGGGTGATGAACGACCTGGGCAACGTGCACGAGCGCAGCGATGGCCTCCCGCTGGGAGTCGAGGTCCACGGCATGGCCTTCGCCTTTGTTCAACCGACAGGATTGCGAAGTGCCACCACTCCCGGCTTCGGCCCATTGTCGGACATGACGCTCTACCGCTACACGGTATTCAACCGAAACGACCGGATCTTACAAAAGACGTACTTCACCATCTGGTCGGACCCCGATCTGGGCGATTTTGCGGACGATTATGTGGGATCGGACACGACGCTGGGGATAGGCTATGTCTACAATTCAGACAACGAAGACCTGTCGGGCGAGGGATACGGCTCGCCACCGCCGGCCGTCGGCTACGATTTTTTCCAGGGCCCCATCGTGCCCTCCCCCGGCGACACCGCGCGTGTCCGAGACCGGCTCTTGCCGGACATGCGCAACCTGCAGATGACCTCGTTCGCCTTCTACTACGGGGGCGGGTGCGTCACCTGTGAACCTATTGTTGCCCAGGACTTCTACTATTACATGCAGGCGCGGTGGAGGGACGGCCAGCGGTTCACCTACGGCGGAAACGGCCGCGATGTGGTGGGCGGCGGCTCCACCGTTCCGACCTCGTTCATGTATTCCGGTGACCCGTTCACGAACACAGGATGGACCGAAGGCAATCCAGATCCCTTCAACCATGCGGTGCCTCCCATCAATCCGGGCGATCGCCGATTTTTGCAGTCCACAGGGCCGTTCACGATCGAGCCGGGGCAAAGCCAGGAGATCGTCTTCGGCGTCGTATTCGCCAGGGGGACCGATAACTTCGAGTCCGTCGCCGCGATGCGGCGCGCCGACCGGGCCGGCCAGGCCTTCGTCGACGCCGGCTTCCGTCAGGCCACTCCGCCCGACAAACCCGAACTCACTGCCACCGCTATCGACCGCGAGGTCGTGCTGGAGTGGAGCAACCCGCCGACTTCCAACAACTACCTCGACGGGTACCTGCAGCTCTCCCCGCTCGCCCAGACCGCTATCGACGCACCCCTCGCGGAACGGTCGTACGCATTCGAAGGCTACGACATTATCCAGTACGCCGACGCGGCCGACACCGTCGGTGCCGTCATTGCCACGTACGACGTCGTCAACGGCGTCACCCGCATCGTCGAGGGACTCCCCAACGAACTCAACGAAGAACTCGCCCGCGGCACCGACTCCGGCATCCAGCATTTCCATCGCCTCCAGAATCTCACCAACTACCGCACCTACCACTTCGGGGTGCGCGCCTACGCCTACAACGAGACCTCCTTCCCCCGCATCCTCCGTGGCCCCGTCGCCCGCGTTACCGTCACGCCGGCCCGGCCGATGGACGACGCTGCGGAGACCGCCGTCGAGGCCGCCGAGGATTTCGAGGCACCCGACCTGGTCGGTGTACCGAACGGTCTTACCGACGGACGCATCTGGGCAGACATCATCAACCCGGCACGTGTCCGGGAGGCCACCTACACCGTCGAGTTTTACGACATCGAGGTCAACGCCCCCGCCTCTGTCGAGGACGAGAACAACCTCGATCCCGCCCCCGCCCGCGCCGAGAAGACCCTCCGCACCACCGCCACCACGTACGACATCAAGCGCAACGGCGCCGTCGTCTTCGACGGCTCGGCCACCGGCCGGCCGGCGCCCTTCCGCGAAGATGTCGCCCAGATCGACGGCCTGCGCTTCAGCGTGATTGCCCCCGAACCCGGCATCAAGGGCTTCGCCGCCGTGGCGAACCATGCCGGCCCGATCGACCCGCCCGACATGGCGGCCTTCGCCTTCAACAACTCGGGCTTCCCGGTCCTCGAAGGCACCCTCACGCCGGAAGGTTCGTATCCATCCAACGACCGCCCGACCGAGGGCGTCCAGCAGGCGCTCAGCCCGGCCAGATGGGGCTTCCACAAAGGCGGCGGCACGAGCATCAACTTCGGCCCGGCCGATGACGGCGGCACCTTCCTTGGCCGCGCGGTGCGCAACGACAACATCGAACGCCTCGGCCTCTTCGACTGGGAGATGCGCTTCACGCAGGCCTGCGCCGACGGCATCGACGGCGTGATCGAAGAAACGGACTGCCTGGCCTGGCGCGCCTTCGAGGACGGCGCCATCGTCGAGGTGCCGTTCTCGCTCTGGCGCGTCGGCGCCGGCACGTTCTCCGATCCTTCGGACGACGTGCGGCTCATTCCGGGCATCTGCGAGGAAGCCTGCGATGCCGGCACGGATCCCCTCGTATTCGACCTCGGCGGTGACCACCCGATCTCGGGCGGCGACAACGACCCCTTCACCGACTGGGTCTACTGGAATCTCCCCGAAGACCAGACGGCCGGAGAGGCGGGCTACCGGGCGTTTTTCTCGGGAGCAACCACGCAGACGGGTGGCGAAGTGTTCGCCCGCACGGTTCTGGTGAACTTCAACGGTGGTACGCTGCCGGATGTCAACGCGCCGCTGCCGGAGCCGGGCACCGTCTTTCGGATCTACACGAACAAGGCGCCCAGGGCCGGCGACGTCTTCACCATCGACACCCGGGGGTTCGGGGTGAGCGAGCCGGATGGGCCGGCGGACCTCGACGCGATCGGCATCGTCCCCAACCCCTACGTCGGCGCCTCGATCTACGAGCGGACCCGGAGTACCGACGAAGTCCGCTTCACCAATCTGCCTCCGGAGGCCACGATCCGCGTCTTTACCCTGAACGGGACGCTGGTGAAGACGATCCGCAAAAACAGTCCCGACCGGTTCGTCCGCTGGGACCTGCGCACCGACAACGACCTGCCCATCGGCAGCGGCATCTACCTGATCCACGTCGAGGTCCCCGGCGCGGGCGGGCGGACCCTCAAGTTCGCCGTCGTCAAAAAGAAGGTGAACCCGAGCGGGGTGGTGGAGGGGCAATAA
- a CDS encoding T9SS type A sorting domain-containing protein: MHKLLLLIALLTLAGSVRAQTVGSCERALGDAYLDVNNVRARILNNGGLFYRGEPHVYNVPKSSPSNAIFSTNIWIGGFVGNETVPRMAGSTYGPWEFWAGPLDENGNPPLDCAAYDRLYSVYRDDIAAYEKTGKATDDLREWPTGLGAPTLAPPKNRIDDDGDGEIDEAGEEIAFDITVPLAERKDRVIDLEAGERPAIIGDQMIWWVMNDLGNTHERSRGEPVGVEVHGSAFAFKQEFRADAARSFSLSPIGDATYYRYRIFYRNTQPLERAFFGIKVDPDLGDFADDYVGSDTTLGLGYVYNSDNDDVSGEGYGSPPPAVGFDFLRGPIVPSPGDTARLGERRIPDYRNLTMTAFGGIWKGANTCGDPTYALDYYYEMDGRCKDGSRWSVGGWGYPGEVSNIPTNFLFHGDPYTNTGWTERNPNPFTNADPPRSPGDRRFMVSTGPFTINPSDEQELFFAVVYAKGTDNWESVEALRRADASVQALFDNDFRLAERPDAPEVTVTAIDREVVLEWSNPPTSNNYLDGYQQLSPLAQTAIDAPLAERSYAFEGYDIIQYADAADTVGAVVATYDLVNGVTTIIEGLPNSFHYELARGTDSGVQHFHRVQKLTNYNTYHFGVRAYAYNEATFPSIIQGAITRVTVTPARPMDDAAEAAVEAAEDFAEPDFPGVPSTQTDGRVWADIVNPARVQDALYTVEFYDIDVDTEASAGEAGVVDPAPARAEKTLRTTATTYDIKRNGAVVFDGSATGRPAPFREDVAQIDGLRFSVIAPEPGIKGFAAVANHAGPIDPPDMAAFAFNSSGFPVLEGTLTPEGSYPSNDRPTEGVQQALSAARWGFHAGGASSINFGSTSDGTTFLGRAVRNDNTERLGLFDWEMRFTQACADGIDGVIEETDCLALRAFDDGAIVEVPFSLWRVGVGTFEDPSDDLRLIPYICEEACGAGTDSLVYDLGGDHPISGGDNDPFTDWIYWNLPEDQTAGEAGYRAFFSGATTQRGGEVFARTVLVNFNGGVWPDVNAPLPEPGTVFRIYTNKAPRAGDVFTIDTRGFGVSEPDGPADLDAIGIVPNPYVGASIYERTRSTDEVRFTNLPPEATIRVFTLNGTLVKTIRKNSPDRFIRWDLRTDNDLPIGSGIYLIHVEVPGVGSQTLKFAVVKKQVTPSGVLGN, from the coding sequence ATGCATAAACTACTCCTCCTCATCGCCCTGCTGACCCTCGCCGGCAGCGTGCGGGCCCAGACCGTCGGCTCCTGTGAGCGCGCGCTCGGAGACGCGTACCTCGACGTCAACAACGTACGTGCCCGCATTCTGAACAACGGCGGGTTGTTCTACCGGGGCGAGCCGCACGTCTACAACGTCCCGAAAAGCTCTCCGTCCAACGCCATCTTTTCGACCAACATCTGGATCGGCGGCTTTGTAGGGAACGAGACCGTGCCGCGCATGGCGGGCTCCACCTACGGCCCGTGGGAATTCTGGGCCGGTCCGCTCGATGAAAACGGCAACCCGCCGCTCGACTGCGCGGCGTACGACCGGCTCTACAGCGTCTACCGCGACGACATCGCCGCCTACGAAAAGACCGGCAAGGCCACCGACGACCTGCGTGAATGGCCCACCGGTCTCGGCGCGCCGACGCTGGCGCCGCCGAAGAACCGGATCGATGACGACGGCGACGGCGAGATCGACGAGGCCGGCGAGGAGATCGCGTTCGACATCACCGTCCCGCTCGCCGAACGCAAAGACCGGGTCATCGACCTTGAGGCCGGCGAGCGGCCGGCCATCATCGGCGACCAGATGATCTGGTGGGTGATGAACGACCTCGGCAATACCCACGAGCGCAGCCGCGGCGAGCCCGTCGGCGTCGAGGTGCACGGCTCCGCCTTCGCCTTCAAGCAGGAGTTCAGGGCCGATGCTGCCCGTTCCTTTTCCCTCTCGCCGATCGGCGACGCCACCTACTACCGCTACCGCATCTTCTACCGCAACACGCAGCCGCTGGAGCGGGCCTTTTTCGGGATCAAGGTCGACCCCGACCTCGGCGACTTCGCGGACGACTACGTGGGGTCGGATACCACGCTGGGCCTCGGGTATGTTTATAACTCAGACAATGACGACGTCAGCGGCGAAGGGTACGGCAGCCCGCCGCCGGCGGTGGGCTTCGACTTCCTGCGCGGCCCCATCGTCCCCTCCCCCGGCGACACGGCACGTCTTGGCGAACGCCGCATCCCCGACTACCGCAACCTCACCATGACGGCGTTCGGCGGCATCTGGAAAGGCGCCAACACATGCGGAGACCCGACTTACGCGCTTGACTACTACTATGAAATGGACGGGCGCTGCAAGGATGGAAGCCGCTGGTCCGTCGGCGGATGGGGCTATCCGGGAGAGGTATCCAACATCCCGACCAACTTCCTTTTCCACGGCGACCCGTACACCAACACGGGCTGGACCGAGCGCAACCCTAACCCATTTACCAACGCCGACCCCCCCAGAAGCCCGGGAGACCGGCGATTTATGGTATCCACGGGTCCATTTACCATCAACCCGTCGGACGAACAGGAGCTGTTCTTCGCCGTGGTCTATGCGAAAGGCACCGATAACTGGGAATCGGTCGAGGCGCTGCGGCGTGCGGATGCCTCGGTTCAGGCCCTGTTCGACAACGACTTCCGGCTGGCCGAGCGGCCCGACGCCCCGGAGGTGACGGTCACCGCCATCGACCGCGAGGTCGTCCTCGAATGGAGCAACCCGCCCACCTCCAACAACTACCTCGACGGGTACCAGCAGCTCTCCCCGCTCGCCCAGACCGCCATCGACGCACCGCTCGCGGAACGGTCGTACGCTTTCGAAGGCTACGACATTATCCAATACGCCGACGCGGCCGACACCGTCGGTGCCGTCGTCGCCACGTACGACCTCGTCAACGGCGTCACGACGATCATCGAGGGCCTGCCCAACAGTTTCCACTACGAACTGGCACGCGGCACCGACAGCGGCGTCCAGCATTTCCATCGCGTTCAGAAGCTGACCAACTACAATACCTATCACTTCGGGGTGCGGGCGTATGCCTACAACGAGGCGACCTTTCCGAGCATCATCCAGGGCGCCATCACACGCGTGACCGTCACGCCGGCCCGGCCGATGGACGACGCCGCCGAGGCCGCCGTGGAGGCCGCCGAAGACTTCGCCGAGCCCGACTTCCCCGGCGTGCCCTCCACCCAGACCGATGGCCGCGTCTGGGCCGACATCGTCAACCCGGCGCGTGTCCAGGATGCCCTCTACACGGTCGAGTTCTACGATATCGACGTCGACACCGAGGCCTCCGCCGGCGAAGCGGGCGTCGTCGACCCCGCCCCCGCCCGCGCCGAGAAGACCCTCCGCACCACCGCCACCACGTACGACATCAAGCGCAACGGCGCCGTCGTCTTCGACGGCTCGGCCACCGGCCGGCCGGCGCCCTTCCGCGAGGACGTCGCCCAGATCGACGGCCTGCGCTTCAGCGTGATTGCCCCCGAACCCGGCATCAAGGGCTTCGCCGCCGTGGCGAACCATGCCGGCCCGATCGACCCGCCCGACATGGCGGCCTTCGCCTTCAACAGCTCGGGCTTCCCGGTCCTCGAAGGTACCCTCACGCCGGAAGGTTCGTACCCATCCAACGACCGCCCGACCGAGGGCGTCCAGCAGGCACTCAGCGCGGCCAGGTGGGGCTTTCACGCGGGTGGCGCTTCGAGCATCAACTTCGGCTCCACGAGCGATGGCACGACCTTTCTCGGCCGCGCAGTGCGCAACGACAACACCGAGCGCCTCGGCCTCTTCGACTGGGAGATGCGCTTCACGCAGGCCTGCGCCGACGGCATCGACGGCGTGATCGAAGAAACGGACTGCCTGGCCTTGCGCGCCTTCGATGACGGCGCCATCGTCGAGGTGCCGTTCTCGCTCTGGCGCGTGGGCGTCGGCACGTTCGAGGACCCGTCGGACGATCTTCGGCTGATCCCGTATATCTGCGAGGAAGCCTGCGGAGCCGGCACGGATTCGCTCGTGTACGACCTCGGCGGCGACCACCCGATCTCGGGCGGCGACAACGATCCCTTCACCGACTGGATCTACTGGAATCTCCCCGAAGACCAGACGGCCGGAGAGGCGGGCTACCGGGCGTTTTTCTCGGGAGCAACCACGCAGAGGGGTGGCGAAGTGTTCGCCCGCACGGTTCTGGTGAACTTCAACGGCGGGGTGTGGCCGGATGTCAACGCGCCGCTGCCGGAGCCGGGCACCGTCTTTCGGATCTACACGAACAAGGCGCCCAGGGCCGGCGACGTCTTCACCATCGACACCCGGGGGTTCGGGGTGAGCGAGCCGGATGGGCCGGCGGACCTCGACGCGATCGGCATCGTCCCCAACCCCTACGTCGGCGCCTCGATCTACGAGCGGACCCGGAGTACCGACGAAGTCCGCTTCACCAACCTGCCTCCGGAGGCCACGATCCGCGTCTTTACCCTGAACGGGACGCTGGTGAAGACGATCCGTAAAAACAGTCCCGACCGGTTCATCCGCTGGGACCTGCGCACCGACAACGACCTGCCCATCGGCAGCGGCATCTACCTGATCCATGTCGAGGTCCCCGGCGTCGGGAGCCAGACGTTGAAGTTCGCCGTCGTCAAAAAACAGGTGACTCCAAGCGGGGTGCTCGGCAATTAA